Below is a window of Myroides profundi DNA.
AGAAGTATAAAGATGAGACCTTCTTACTTCCTGCATCAGATCAATTAAATCACGATGTACCAACTACTTTAAACGATTTAAAAGTAAATTGGACTCCAGGTACATTCTATCGTACTGTTATGAGTGACTTATCAGATTTAGCAGATGTGAAGTATGATGTTTTAGCATTCTTTAGCCCTACAGGTATTAAATCTCTATTCAAAAATTTCCCTGACTTTAGTCAAGACAATACGAGAATAGCTGTATTTGGAACTACAACGCAGAAAGAAGCTTTAGACAATAACTTAAGAGTAGACATCATGGCTCCTGCACCAGGAACACCGTCTATGACTATGGCATTAGAAAAGTACATTCAACAAGTAAATAAATAATATCTATTTATATCATAAAAAACCACCTCTATAAAGAGGTGGTTTTTTTATACAAGTTAAACAAGTATTCACTGTTTAATTAAGAGTACAAAAAAAGGAGATGATATAATCATCTCCTTTTTATATAGCTATATATTACATTATAATTGAGGCCCAGCAGCTACTAGAGCTTTACCTTCGTCATTATTAGAATATAACTTAAAGTTTTCTACGAATAATCCAGCTAATTCTTTTGCTTTCTCTTCCCATTCAGAAGCATCAGCATACGTATTACGAGGATCTAGAATAGTAGTATCTACACCTTCTAAAGCTGTTGGTACAGCGAAGTTATAGATAGGTACAATAGTAGTCTCAGCGTTCTCGATAGAACCATCTAAGATACGGTCAATGATTGCTCTAGTATCTTTAATAGAGATACGTTTACCAGTACCATTCCATCCAGTGTTTACCATATAAGCAGTAGCATTGTGCTCTTCCATTTTCTTCACTAGCTCTTCACCGTATTGAGTTGGGTGTAGAGATAAGAAAGCTTTACCGAAACAAGCAGAGAATGTAGGCTCTGGTTTAGTTACTCCACGCTCAGTACCCGCTAACTTAGCAGTAAATCCTGATAAGAAGTAGTATTTAGTTTGCTCTGGAGTTAACTTAGAAACTGGAGGCATTACACCAAAAGCATCTGCAGTTAAGAAGATAACTTTAGTAGCATGTCCAGCTTTAGACACAGGCTTAACAATATTCTCGATATGTTCGATTGGGTAAGATACACGTGTATTTTGTGTTACAGAACCATCATTAAAGTCAATAATACCATTAGCATCAACAGTAACGTTCTCTAATAAAGCATCACGACGGATAGCACCATAGATATCTGGCTCATTCTCTTTGCTCAAGCTGATTGTCTTAGCGTAGCAACCTCCTTCGAAGTTAAATACACCTTCGTCATCCCATCCGTGCTCATCGTCTCCGATTAACTCACGTTTTGGGTCAGTTGATAAAGTTGTTTTACCTGTACCTGATAATCCGAAGAATACAGCTACATCACCATCTTTACCTTTGTTAGCAGAACAGTGCATAGCAGCCATTCCTTGAAGAGGTAAGTAGTAGTTCATCATTGCGAACATACCTTTTTTCATCTCACCACCGTACCAAGTACCACCGATAACTTGAATCTTCTCAGTCAAGTTGAACGCGATATAAACTTCAGAGTTTAATCCGTAATCTTTATAGTTTTTGAAAGTAGTTTTAGAACCGTTCATTACTACGAAGTCTGGCTCACCGAAGTTAGCTAACTCTTCTGCAGTAGGACGGATAAACATATTAGTTACGAAGTGCGCTTGCCACGCTACTTCCATAATAAATCTAACTTTTAAACGAGTATTCTCGTTAGCTCCACAAAACGCATCAACAACGAATAATCTTTTTCCAGATAACTGATCAACAGTATTCTCTTTTAAAGCATTCCAAGTTCTGTTATCGATTGGTTTGTTGTCATTTGGAGATTCTGGTGAATTCCACCATACTGTGTTTTCTGTAACTGAATCTTTAACGATGTACTTATCTTTAGGAGAACGTCCTGTAAACTCTCCTGTCATTACGTTAACTGCACCTAGCTCAGTTACAACTCCTTTATCATACCCTGTTAAGTTAGGGTTAGTTTCTTCATTATATAAAACGTCGTACGAAGGATTATAGATTACCTCTACAACATCTTTAATACCATATTTTTCCAGTGAAATTGATTCAGAAATATCCATTTTCATTATTTAGGTTGTGTATTAATTTGTTTGCAAACTTAGAAATAAATTTAAAATATAAATATACAAAAGAATTATTTAATCATGTTTTTACTTTTATACGCCTGAATTCCAGCATATAGCCATGCAACAATGAACAATACTCCTCCTACAGGAGTAATTGGACCAATAACTCTTAAGTCTATGGTTATCATATCTTTAAAGGTAAGAAGGTATATAGAACCGCAGAAAAACAATATTCCAAACAAAACCAGATACATAACTATTTTTTTAGCCTTGTCTGAAAATATTCCGCATATACCTATAAAAAGTAAAAAAAGTGCGTGGTACATTTGATAACGAACGCCTATTTCAAAAGTAGCTACTTGAGCCTCTGTTACAACTTTCTTTAGACCATGAGCTCCAAAAGCCCCTAGCATAATACCAATTGCGCCGATTATAGCAGCTATAAATATAACTTTTCGTCCCATTTATTTTTCTTTCAAATATACAACTTATCAGACAAATAGCACATTAAAAATTTTGTAGAATTTTATCCATTTATTGAACTACTAATTTTTGTATCTTGAAAAACCAACTAGAATATTATGACAAAAGAAATTTTAATAGTAGGAGCAGGTAGATCCAGCTCTTCATTAATCAAGTATCTCTTGGACAAATCAGACTCAGAGAACTTACACCTTACTATAGGGGATTTATCTCTAGAATCCGCTCAACAAAAAGCGATGAATCATCCTAATGCTACGGCTATCGCATTTGACCTATTCAACGAAACAGAAAGACAAACCTTAGTACAGAAAGCAGACATTGTAGTCTCTATGTTACCTGCCATACATCACTTAGAACTAGCTAAAGACTGTGTGAGGTATAAAAAACACATGGTTACGGCATCTTACATCAACCCTACTATGCAAGAACTCAATGAGGAAGTAACTAAGAACAGCCTCATCTTCATGAACGAAATAGGCTTAGATCCAGGAATAGACCACATGAGTGCAATGAAAATCATACACGATATCGAAAGAAAAGGAGGTAAAGTCATCTCTTTTGAATCTTTCTGTGGTGGACTAATCGCTCCTGAATCTGACAACAATCTATGGAATTACAAATTCACTTGGAACCCTCGTAATGTAGTATTGGCAGGACAAGGTGGTGCAGCTAAATTCTTACAAGAAGGTCAATATAAATACATCCCTTACAACAAAGTATTTAGACGTACTGAGTTTTTAGATGTAGAAGGATATGGAAAGTTCGAAGCTTACGCTAATAGAGATTCTCTAAAATACAAAGATGTCTATGGACTTCGTGATGCTAAGACCATCTTTAGAGGTACAATCAGAAGAGTGGGATACTCTAGAGCTTGGAATCTTTTTGTAGAATTAGGAATAACAGATGATAGCTACACAATTGATAATTCTGAGGAGATGTCTTACAGAGAGTTTATCAACTCATACTTACCCTACCACCCTACAGATACTGTAGAGACCAAACTAAGGTTAGCGCTAGGTATTGACCAAGATGATATTATATGGGACAAGCTGCTAGAGCTAGACTTATTCAACCCAACTAAAAAAATAGGATTAAAGAAAGCGACTCCTGCGCAAATCTTAGAAAAGATACTGAGTGACTCTTGGTCACTGAGTCCAGAAGATAAAGACATGATCGTGATGTATCACAAGATAGGATACGAACTACATGGACAGAATCACCAGATAGACTCTCGTATGGTCTGCATAGGAGATAATCAGATCTACACTGCTATGGCTAAGACAGTAGGTCTTCCCGTAGCCATCGCTACTCTAAAGATTCTAAAAGGAATCATCACTACACCAGGTGTACAGATGCCAATAGAAGAGGAAGTATATACTCCTATTCTAAAAGAATTAGAAGAGAATGGCATTCACTTTATAGAAGAAGAAGTTCCATATTCAGGATATAACTAACTAAAAAAGCTCCGATAGTGGAGCTTTTTTTACTATATCTTATTTCGGGATAGAACTAATTAATCCTTTTGTGTACGCAGTCTTAGGGTGAGCATACAACTCATCTGCCTCGCCTATCTCCTCTATCTTACCTTTATTCATCACCATCACCTGATCAGACATATACTTGACTACAGACAGATCATGAGATATAAATATATAAGTAAAGTTATACTTATCCTTCAAATCGTTTAGTAGATTCAGCACCTGAGCTTGTACAGATATGTCTAATGCAGACACAGACTCATCGCAGATAATCAGTTTAGGTTGTACCGCTATCGTCCTAGCGATACCGATACGCTGTCTCTGTCCTCCAGAGAACTCATGTGGATAACGGTTAAATACAGATTCGTCTAACCCCACTCGGTATAGTATTTCTATTACTCTCTCCTTTCTATCCGCATCACTACTTCCTATCTTGTGTACTTTCATAGGTTCTAGAATAGCTTCTCCTACAGTCAGACGAGGGTTTAAAGACGAATACGGATCTTGGAATATAATCTGTATATCTTTTCTAAACACCCTAAACGCTTTAGAAGAAAGCTTCGTGATGTCTTGACCTTTATAGAATATCTGCCCTTTAGTAGCTCTATCGAGTTGTAGGATGACATTGCCTAATGTAGATTTACCACATCCACTCTCACCTACTAGTCCAAGTGTCTCACCTTCATATACATTAAAACTAATATCTTGTAATGCGTGGAATACACCTTTTTTAAATAGTCCTCCGTTAATGACATAATCCTTAAACACATTCCTAATCTCTAGCAACGGAGCATTACTATATAACTTTTCTAATCTATCTTTTCTATCCTCAGTAGTCACCACATCTCTAACCACCTTATTGTTCAGAAAGTCTCCTATCGTAGACAGTCTTTTTAATCGCTCTGTAAGAGAAGGTCTTGACGCTACTAAGGCTTTAGTATACATATCTTCTGGATCGTTAAACACTTCTGTTGACTTTCCTTGTTCTACGATATCCCCTTTATACATCACTAGAATACGGTCACTGATAGACGACACTAGATTCAGATCATGAGAGATAAATAAGATACTCATCTTATTATCGCGCTGTAAATCTTTTAGTAGATTAATGATTTCGTTTTGCACAGTAACATCTAATGCTGTCGTAGGCTCATCCGCTATCAGTAGCTTAGGCTTACACGCTACAGCCATTGCGATCATGACTCTTTGCTTTTGTCCACCAGAGATTTGGTGAGGATATTTAGTATAAACTTGATTAGGATTAGGCAGTTTAACTCTATCAAAAAGGCGCAACACCTCTTCTCTTAAAGCCTTTCCCCTGAGCGAAGTATGCTCTCGAAGTATCTCAGCTACCTGTTCGCCACAAGTAATAGAAGGATTTAGAGCACTCATCGGCTCCTGAAATATCATAGATATCAGAGCTCCACGCAACAGTCGGAACTCACTATCTGTATTATGCGTAATATCTTTTCCTTCAAACACGATATTACCCGAGCTAATACGAGATATCTCTCGAGGCAATAGCCCCATTAATGCAAGTGATGCAACTGACTTACCAGAACCCGACTCTCCTACTACACCAAGAATCTCGTTAGCATAGATATCAAAAGAACTCCTTTTGATAATAGTATTCCAAGATTTCTCTTTCAGAAAATCGATTTGTAAATCCTTTACAGATAATATAGGTATATCTTCTTTCATTTTTTATATTCAGTACGATCACTAGAATAACAAAAATATATAATAATTGTGATATAGTATAAGCTATCTAATAAACTAATTAAACATCTATACTATACCACAATTTTTACAGAATATACGGACATACTACGCTACTTTTACTTGGTCATATTCCTTGACTAACGTAACGATAGTAGGAGTTTTTTCTTTAAAATTTGCAAACATTGGGCAAGCTGATTTCACAGCATCTAGCCATTCTTTTAGCAACACTATAGATGCCTCAGAAGTAGGTTTTACGATTACATCTACTCTGTTGAAGTGGTCTAAGCTATCCTTTTCGAAGCCCTCTCCTTTTATCACACCAGACACTTCTATCTGAATAGATTTTAGATCTAACCCCAATGTATTACCGATTAATTTCCCCACTGCGTGGATACTACCTGCTAGCTTAGCTAATAATAACTCTGCAGAGTTCGCATTCACGTCTCTTACTAATTCTCTTCCATCTTTCACTGTGAAAGAGTAGTTGGCTGTTTTTACAGCGAATTGTTGTTCTCTTACTGAGAAGCCCAACACTTTTAAAACTTTACTTTCCATTCTTTTAATTATTTATAAAATTGACATTATACAAAAAGGTCCCTTCAGCTATCTGCCAAAAGGACCTTCTTATTTATTCTTAACTATAAAAATAGTATAATCAAAACAAGCTATCTCTCTTGGCTACGTATGTATACATCGAACGCTTAGGAAAACAAATTTCCTTATACGATGTTGACGTTAATAGATTATAGACTAAATTCATTACTTTATTTTTATATGTTTCTTTCTTAAAAAAAATAAGCCCCTGTGAGGTACAGAGGCTTATTATATATCTTTATCATTATCCAAAAGACAGCTCTATACCATAAACGATGCATTCTTCTTAGAGAATACACATTTTGTTGAATAAACCATATTTGAATAAATTTTCTGCATTACTATTTCCTTATTTGAAGTCAAAATTAGAAAAAAATTATTTTAACAACAAGCACTAACCAATGTTTTTTAATATTTCTTTAACTTAAACAGAAAATATCTCGCTCTGACTTAATAGTTCCTCACGCTTAAATCTCAGCAAAACCTGTGCCACTGCTACCACATCTTTCTCACAATACACGATAATTCTGTCAATATCTTTATCTTCATAATACACCTTAGCCACCTCACTCCCGTCTATATCGTCTTTAGGCGAGGGTATACCTAATATTCTAGTCAAAAGCCTTAAAGATGTAAAATTTTTATAATCTCCTATCTTCCACATTTCCATGGTATCTAGATGATTTACTTCCCACGGTTTTTTCCCAATAATACACAGTTTGTTGGGGATTTTTACCTCATTTATCAACATCCGCCTCACAACAAAGGGGATATCAAATTCCTTAATATTATGCCCACATAGAACGCGAGTAGGATCATTAAAATATTCGTCTATTAAATTAGAAAATTCTTGCAACAGATGGCGTTCCTCTCCTGCAAAGGATTTGACCCTAAACTGTCTATCTCCATTCTTATAGGTGAAATAACCTACTGAGATACACACCACCTTACCGAACTCTGCCCAAATACCTGCACGTTCATAAAACTCCGCTGCAGTCTGTCCATCCCTTCTCTGATATGCTGTCTTACTATCAAATAGATCTTGCATCTCCTCATCTAGGTCATTAAAAGCAGGCACTTCAGGCACTGTCTCAATATCAAAAAAGAGTAGGCTATCTAGCATCACATTTCTAAGCATAACTTATTTCCTTTGGTTCAACATATTATAAGCCTCATCGATATAAGTATATAGATCGTTACTATGAGGGTCTTCCTCAGTCTGTAATCCTTTCAAGTGTCCTAGACGCACAATGATTACATTATCCTTAGGAGACACGATCACGAACTGTCCTAAATGACCTCGCATATAGAAGAAATCTTGTCCCTTGTGATTCACTAACCACCAACCATAGCCATACTCAGGCGCATCTTTAAAACGTGGGGTAACAGACTTTCTAATAAATGCGCTATCTAATATCTTATCACCGTTCCACAACCCCTCGTCTTTATACAACTTACCAAACCTAGCAAAATCACGTGCATTACTCGTAAAACAACAGTATGACTTCTCTACCCCATCTCCTTCATGGTCTATCTGCCATAACGCTGGATTCTCTGCTCCCATAGGCTTCCAGAAATGTTCTGATATATAATCCGTCATATACTTACCAGTAGCTTTCTCTAACACCATCGTCAATAGCTCTGTATCTCCACTTTTATAAATAAACTCTTGTCCAGGCTTATCCTTTATCTCTAAGCCTAGCATTACATTTCTCAGATCTTTATCAAAATAAGCTCTCGTCACCACTGAGAATGGACTGTAATATGCCTCATCCCAATCTAACCCTGATGCCATAGAAGACAGATCTCCTACAGTTAATTCATCTTTATACTTCCCTTTTAACTCTGGTAAAAATTCTATTACCTTCTGATCTAAACTCTTGATCTCACCTCTCTGTAATGCCTTACCTAAGGCAGCAGATACGATACTCTTAGCCATCGAGAAGGAGTTGGTATAAGAGTCCTTTCCATACCCGTCATAATAAGCCTCGTAGAAGATACTATCATTCTTGATGACTAAATAAGCTATAGACTCTAGTTCTTTATGGGTATTCTCTAAGTTATCACTTGCTTTTATAGTATTATAATCCTTCGTGAATGCCCACGGCTGTCCTACATTATTCTTAATCTCCCTAGTCGGAAAATATTTATAATCATCTAAGAATGCTGTCTTATATCCATTAAAGTATATGGTACGTACCGCCGTAAAGAGGTAATCCACTTTAAATATATACATCAGTGCTACTACCAGTGCTATCAAAATCACTAGCCACTTCAGAACTTTCTTTAATACCTTCATAATAGTTTAAATAATTGGTTCCTATAAATTTAGAAAAATAAATCACTTCTTTAACGGTTATTTTTAATAACACCTTTTAATATGATTACATCACGATGACTCTATTTGGAGTATTTGGCTATTAATTACCTTTTTGACCTATTATGGAGTTCTACAAATAACACAATCCACTCTATATCAACACTTCTTATTTATTAATATAAATTCTGTTCGGATAGTGTTCGAAAACACCTAGCAAATACAAGGGTTAAGAGATGTTTTTGCGAACTGTACTAATTCTCTACCCGAACCATCTATACAGTAGAACTACAGTACATATCGCTATTTACAGTCTAAGCAAACTCTAAATAGACTAATAATCATAAAATTATAGGAGTATTTGGTCAACGTTCAATCTAGGATTATATTTGTGCCTTTAATTATTACTTGAATTTCGATTATGCATTTTATATCACCAGAGTTAGAGGATTATGCGGCAAGACACTCAGAAAATGAGCCTGAGTTATTAGCCAAACTAGATAAAGAAACGTACCAAAAAGTACTACAGCCTAGAATGCTGAGTGGTCACTTCCAAGGTCGTTTTTTGAGTATGATCTCTAAGCTAGTTAACCCTCAGCACATATTAGAGGTAGGTACATTCACTGGATATGCTACACTATCACTAGCAGAAGGACTGAGAGCTGATGGTACTATTGATACGATAGATGTAAATGAAGAGTTAGTAGACTTTCAACGAAAATACTTCGATATGTCTGACTATGGGCATCAGATCACCCAACACTTAGGTAGTGCATTGGACATCATTCCTACTTTAGATAAGAAGTTTGATCTAGTGTTTCTAGATGCAGATAAAAAGAATTACACAAACTACTTTCACCTAATCATCGAGAAGATGAATAAGGGAGGAATCATCCTATCTGACAATGTTCTGTGGTCAGGTAAGGTAGTAGAAGATATCAAATGGAATGATAGAGCTACCCTAGAGATCGATCAGTATAATAAATTACTGAAAGATGATCCTCGTGTAGAGACGATACTATTACCGATCAGAGATGGACTTACAGTATCAAGAGTACGATAACAAAAAAGGCTTAGAATCTATATTCTAAGCCTTTTTTTAATGTCAGTTAGACTAACTTATATTTCTTCTCTACCCATTTAAATCCTTGGTAGAATAATGTTCCTGAGATAAGTCCTGCACACATTCCTACGAAAATGTCTATAGGGAAATGCAATGACAAGTAGATTCTACTATATGCAAATACGAGTGGGAATATAAATACTAAAAACGCGTACTTATAATATCTTCTCAATATTAAGAATAAGAACAGCATCGTCGCAGTAGAGTTAGAAGCATGTCCTGAGAAGAAACTCAGTGAGCTACTGCACTTCACTACTCTAAGCATAGCTCTGATGTCCTCCGTATTACACGGTCTAGGGCGAGCTACTGCACTTTTGACTAGATTAGTAAACTGATCTGTGAACGCGATAAGTCCTGCTATGAACAGTAGGATAATACCCAATGTTTTTAGCGATACTTTCTTATATACTAGATAAAGTAATAAGAGATAGAACGGAAGCCAGTTAAACTGCTTCGTGATAAATAACCAAAATGGGTCAAATGTAGGAGTACCTAAGTTGTTTAAGAACAGCATTAGTTCCTTATCCCACTGCACAATTGTTTCTAACATTAAAGTTGTCTTTTTATTGGCCCTGTAATATTCTCAATATCCTCCTTGTGCTTCTCTACTTCATTCTGAATATCCTTCATAGGATTAATATCTATATCGAAGGTCTCTGTTATATCTTTTTTAATACCAGACTCTTCTGCGCTTTTATTGATTTCGTGTTTGATATCGTTTGTTGCATTCTTTAACTGAGCCATAAACTTACCAAAGGTACGTGCCATCTCTGGAACCTTATCAGAACCAAACAACATTAAAATTATAATAATGATGAAAAATATTTCACCCCCTCCGATTCCAAACATAAATATTCGTTTTTCTATTTATAAGATTACAAATCTACGAAGTTTATTAAATTCTCACATAGATTTTATCTAAAACCATTTGTTAAACTATTCTATCTTAGTCTGCTTAACCTCTAGATTTAACTTCTCATGAATCAACTCTATAAACTCTAGCGCTAATTCTCCTGTTCTACTAGCGACTTTCTTTTCGTCTACTATATTTGTATTCAGAATAGAAGTCATCAGCTCATCTGTTGCCACATAATAAGCAAAACCGTTGACATAGTCTTTAGGGATACTGTAATCCTTCGTTAACTTCTCAGGACTCATATAGACTAAGAATTTATCCTTACGTCCTTCTTGTCTTTCATAAGCTAGTGCTTTCTTCAGCATCTTAGTACGTCCCGAGATCATATTCACTATCGCATCTACAGAGATCAGCCCACTACCCGTAGTTGCTGTGTATAACTTACGTTCCGCTGGAGTACGTATCTTAGTCCCTTTAGGGATTAGCCCTAGAGACTCTGAAGTAATCTTCGTGATGACGATCTCGTCTAGTTCATAATAGAGTGAATTAGGCTCTAGTGGTATTAAAATAATATCTCTCTTTAAATCTATATCATCTAACTGATGTCTATATCCTAGAAAAAAAGCTCCTGAGAACATAATCGTATCGTTCTCCTGTGCCTTCAGTTTAAAATATCCTCCAGGTGCAGTCATAGTAGACTCCCCTGTATTAATATTCGCTACGTATACCCCATCTAATCTCTTCGTTCTAGACACTATCTTACCATCTACCATCTTTCTTTCTTGTGCAAAAACAACAGAAAAGTTCAATATTAATAGAAAGGCTATAAATATTCTCATCATTCCTTAATTATAGTTGTAAAAATATTCCATTCTATAGGATACACAAATTTTACCCTCGCAAACTTATGTTAAATATAATCTTCTCTCCCTTATCACTATCTCTTCCACTGACTAATAACAATACTTGTCTCTTAAGTAATACACTCTAAATCATCACGGTTCTAATCGATCTATTCAAGTTCTTTAAAAGGCCTGTCCTTAATAACCTCTAAGAAGTCGACTGCTAAAGGAGCAATCACCGTTTCTAAATAAGTAGTATCTACAGGCGTTACCTTTAGCGCTTCCTTTACCTTCTCATCGTTCACAGCATAAAGAGCAAAACTCTCTACATAGTCATAAGGTATCTTATATTTATCAACCAAAAGTTCATCACTTACATGGTCTAAAAACTTATCTGCTCTAAACCCTGCTCGCTCATAGACTAGCGCTTTCTTAAGCATCTTAGTCCTTCCGTTGAGCATATTGATTAAAGGCGCGATAAGTCCAGAAGTAGCATAAGCTAGCTGT
It encodes the following:
- a CDS encoding ABC transporter ATP-binding protein, whose product is MKEDIPILSVKDLQIDFLKEKSWNTIIKRSSFDIYANEILGVVGESGSGKSVASLALMGLLPREISRISSGNIVFEGKDITHNTDSEFRLLRGALISMIFQEPMSALNPSITCGEQVAEILREHTSLRGKALREEVLRLFDRVKLPNPNQVYTKYPHQISGGQKQRVMIAMAVACKPKLLIADEPTTALDVTVQNEIINLLKDLQRDNKMSILFISHDLNLVSSISDRILVMYKGDIVEQGKSTEVFNDPEDMYTKALVASRPSLTERLKRLSTIGDFLNNKVVRDVVTTEDRKDRLEKLYSNAPLLEIRNVFKDYVINGGLFKKGVFHALQDISFNVYEGETLGLVGESGCGKSTLGNVILQLDRATKGQIFYKGQDITKLSSKAFRVFRKDIQIIFQDPYSSLNPRLTVGEAILEPMKVHKIGSSDADRKERVIEILYRVGLDESVFNRYPHEFSGGQRQRIGIARTIAVQPKLIICDESVSALDISVQAQVLNLLNDLKDKYNFTYIFISHDLSVVKYMSDQVMVMNKGKIEEIGEADELYAHPKTAYTKGLISSIPK
- a CDS encoding DUF423 domain-containing protein — its product is MGRKVIFIAAIIGAIGIMLGAFGAHGLKKVVTEAQVATFEIGVRYQMYHALFLLFIGICGIFSDKAKKIVMYLVLFGILFFCGSIYLLTFKDMITIDLRVIGPITPVGGVLFIVAWLYAGIQAYKSKNMIK
- a CDS encoding OsmC family protein, which produces MESKVLKVLGFSVREQQFAVKTANYSFTVKDGRELVRDVNANSAELLLAKLAGSIHAVGKLIGNTLGLDLKSIQIEVSGVIKGEGFEKDSLDHFNRVDVIVKPTSEASIVLLKEWLDAVKSACPMFANFKEKTPTIVTLVKEYDQVKVA
- a CDS encoding saccharopine dehydrogenase family protein, with amino-acid sequence MTKEILIVGAGRSSSSLIKYLLDKSDSENLHLTIGDLSLESAQQKAMNHPNATAIAFDLFNETERQTLVQKADIVVSMLPAIHHLELAKDCVRYKKHMVTASYINPTMQELNEEVTKNSLIFMNEIGLDPGIDHMSAMKIIHDIERKGGKVISFESFCGGLIAPESDNNLWNYKFTWNPRNVVLAGQGGAAKFLQEGQYKYIPYNKVFRRTEFLDVEGYGKFEAYANRDSLKYKDVYGLRDAKTIFRGTIRRVGYSRAWNLFVELGITDDSYTIDNSEEMSYREFINSYLPYHPTDTVETKLRLALGIDQDDIIWDKLLELDLFNPTKKIGLKKATPAQILEKILSDSWSLSPEDKDMIVMYHKIGYELHGQNHQIDSRMVCIGDNQIYTAMAKTVGLPVAIATLKILKGIITTPGVQMPIEEEVYTPILKELEENGIHFIEEEVPYSGYN
- a CDS encoding phosphatase PAP2 family protein; the protein is MLETIVQWDKELMLFLNNLGTPTFDPFWLFITKQFNWLPFYLLLLYLVYKKVSLKTLGIILLFIAGLIAFTDQFTNLVKSAVARPRPCNTEDIRAMLRVVKCSSSLSFFSGHASNSTATMLFLFLILRRYYKYAFLVFIFPLVFAYSRIYLSLHFPIDIFVGMCAGLISGTLFYQGFKWVEKKYKLV
- a CDS encoding uroporphyrinogen-III synthase; the encoded protein is MKVKTILVSQPEPKVENSPYFELEQKFKVKIDFRPFIHVEGVPAKEVRHQKIDLNNYTAIILTSKNSVDHFFRVAEEMRYKVPETLKYFCQSEAVAYYLQKYVVYRKRKIYVGQKDFAELAPLIKKYKDETFLLPASDQLNHDVPTTLNDLKVNWTPGTFYRTVMSDLSDLADVKYDVLAFFSPTGIKSLFKNFPDFSQDNTRIAVFGTTTQKEALDNNLRVDIMAPAPGTPSMTMALEKYIQQVNK
- a CDS encoding 3'-5' exonuclease; amino-acid sequence: MLRNVMLDSLLFFDIETVPEVPAFNDLDEEMQDLFDSKTAYQRRDGQTAAEFYERAGIWAEFGKVVCISVGYFTYKNGDRQFRVKSFAGEERHLLQEFSNLIDEYFNDPTRVLCGHNIKEFDIPFVVRRMLINEVKIPNKLCIIGKKPWEVNHLDTMEMWKIGDYKNFTSLRLLTRILGIPSPKDDIDGSEVAKVYYEDKDIDRIIVYCEKDVVAVAQVLLRFKREELLSQSEIFSV
- the pckA gene encoding phosphoenolpyruvate carboxykinase (ATP); this encodes MDISESISLEKYGIKDVVEVIYNPSYDVLYNEETNPNLTGYDKGVVTELGAVNVMTGEFTGRSPKDKYIVKDSVTENTVWWNSPESPNDNKPIDNRTWNALKENTVDQLSGKRLFVVDAFCGANENTRLKVRFIMEVAWQAHFVTNMFIRPTAEELANFGEPDFVVMNGSKTTFKNYKDYGLNSEVYIAFNLTEKIQVIGGTWYGGEMKKGMFAMMNYYLPLQGMAAMHCSANKGKDGDVAVFFGLSGTGKTTLSTDPKRELIGDDEHGWDDEGVFNFEGGCYAKTISLSKENEPDIYGAIRRDALLENVTVDANGIIDFNDGSVTQNTRVSYPIEHIENIVKPVSKAGHATKVIFLTADAFGVMPPVSKLTPEQTKYYFLSGFTAKLAGTERGVTKPEPTFSACFGKAFLSLHPTQYGEELVKKMEEHNATAYMVNTGWNGTGKRISIKDTRAIIDRILDGSIENAETTIVPIYNFAVPTALEGVDTTILDPRNTYADASEWEEKAKELAGLFVENFKLYSNNDEGKALVAAGPQL
- a CDS encoding serine hydrolase domain-containing protein; translation: MKVLKKVLKWLVILIALVVALMYIFKVDYLFTAVRTIYFNGYKTAFLDDYKYFPTREIKNNVGQPWAFTKDYNTIKASDNLENTHKELESIAYLVIKNDSIFYEAYYDGYGKDSYTNSFSMAKSIVSAALGKALQRGEIKSLDQKVIEFLPELKGKYKDELTVGDLSSMASGLDWDEAYYSPFSVVTRAYFDKDLRNVMLGLEIKDKPGQEFIYKSGDTELLTMVLEKATGKYMTDYISEHFWKPMGAENPALWQIDHEGDGVEKSYCCFTSNARDFARFGKLYKDEGLWNGDKILDSAFIRKSVTPRFKDAPEYGYGWWLVNHKGQDFFYMRGHLGQFVIVSPKDNVIIVRLGHLKGLQTEEDPHSNDLYTYIDEAYNMLNQRK
- a CDS encoding O-methyltransferase: MHFISPELEDYAARHSENEPELLAKLDKETYQKVLQPRMLSGHFQGRFLSMISKLVNPQHILEVGTFTGYATLSLAEGLRADGTIDTIDVNEELVDFQRKYFDMSDYGHQITQHLGSALDIIPTLDKKFDLVFLDADKKNYTNYFHLIIEKMNKGGIILSDNVLWSGKVVEDIKWNDRATLEIDQYNKLLKDDPRVETILLPIRDGLTVSRVR
- a CDS encoding Sec-independent protein translocase subunit TatA/TatB, yielding MFGIGGGEIFFIIIIILMLFGSDKVPEMARTFGKFMAQLKNATNDIKHEINKSAEESGIKKDITETFDIDINPMKDIQNEVEKHKEDIENITGPIKRQL